A single genomic interval of Dromiciops gliroides isolate mDroGli1 chromosome 1, mDroGli1.pri, whole genome shotgun sequence harbors:
- the SLC25A51 gene encoding mitochondrial nicotinamide adenine dinucleotide transporter SLC25A51 → MMDSEAQEKRQKILPSSQQDISPHAVHDFKHYLCGCCAAFNNIAITYPIQKILFRQQLYGLKTRGAVLQLQKEGLRNLYRGILPPLMQKTATLALMFGLYEDFSYILRHHISSEIVTRSTAAVLAGATEALLTPLERVQTLLQDNKHHDKFTNTYHAFKALRSYGIGEYYRGLIPILFRNGLSNVLFFGLRGPIKERLPEPKSCTANLIDDFISGGLLGAMLGFLFFPVNVVKTRMQSQIGGEFQSFPEVFGKIWLERNGKLTHLFRGAHLNYHRSLISWGIINATYELLLKFL, encoded by the coding sequence ATGATGGATTCAGAAGCTCaggaaaagaggcaaaaaattcTGCCTTCCTCACAGCAAGATATATCACCTCATGCTGTTCACGATTTTAAGCACTACCTTTGTGGCTGCTGTGCAGCCTTTAACAACATAGCAATCACATATCCCATTCAGAAGATCCTTTTTCGGCAACAGCTGTATGGACTCAAAACCCGAGGTGCAGTACTTCAGTTACAGAAGGAGGGATTACGAAACTTGTACAGAGGAATTCTGCCTCCATTAATGCAGAAGACTGCAACATTAGCGCTTATGTTTGGTCTTTATGAAGATTTCTCTTACATTCTCCGCCACCATATCAGTTCTGAAATTGTGACTCGAAGTACAGCCGCTGTTCTGGCTGGAGCAACAGAGGCACTTCTTACACCACTGGAACGTGTACAGACATTGCTTCAAGACAACAAGCATCACGACAAATTTACAAACACTTATCATGCTTTCAAGGCTCTCAGATCCTATGGAATTGGAGAATATTATCGAGGTTTGATACCCATTCTTTTCCGTAATGGACTCAGCAATGTACTGTTTTTTGGCCTTCGAGGACCCATCAAGGAACGTTTGCCTGAACCAAAGTCTTGTACTGCTAATTTGATtgatgattttatcagtggaggTCTATTGGGTGCCATGTTGGGATTCTTGTTTTTTCCAGTGAATGTTGTCAAAACTCGAATGCAATCTCAGATTGGTGGGGAATTTCAGTCTTTCCCTGAGGTTTTTGGGAAAATTTGGCTAGAGCGTAATGGGAAATTGACACATCTTTTCAGAGGTGCCCATCTGAATTACCATCGATCCCTCATTTCCTGGGGCATAATCAATGCAACTTATGAGTTGTTGTTAAAGTTCTTATGA